One genomic segment of Candidatus Hydrogenedentota bacterium includes these proteins:
- a CDS encoding type II secretion system protein: LTWIDDAGTLNCVCRDPLLPLLQETIAASFNGQTQWWLVRARDLDLMIDVVRRALSNEGRDYDGDVAHLRELAEEAPVVELVSNTLAQAL, from the coding sequence GCTGACCTGGATTGATGATGCGGGCACGTTGAACTGCGTCTGCCGCGATCCGCTGCTGCCATTGTTGCAGGAAACCATCGCGGCCAGCTTCAACGGCCAGACGCAGTGGTGGCTGGTGCGTGCGCGTGATCTTGACCTGATGATCGACGTGGTGCGCCGTGCGCTCTCCAACGAAGGGCGCGATTACGACGGCGATGTGGCGCACTTGCGCGAACTGGCCGAAGAAGCGCCGGTTGTCGAACTGGTGTCCAACACGCTTGCTCAGGCCTTG